In a single window of the Neospora caninum Liverpool complete genome, chromosome VIIa genome:
- a CDS encoding dihydrouridine synthase domain-containing protein, with protein sequence MADVAGETWEGGTAEARKDKQRKKKKRRHDTFWDSIGRPRFVMAPMVDASELAFRLLGRRYGVDLAYTPMMHSRLFVDDPKYRAVHWQTLRSSSAATRQACSEDEQEEEKEESECARPPFVDGTGRETDEPVFVQFCAVLDEAGSLSVVLGLPFSREKFRSLTLLGLAPVRVHAGDSPETLLAAAQLVEDEVDAVDLNFGCPQGIARRGHYGAFLLHESELLIDIVSTLHKHLRTPVTCKMRKVSPRPTAALPRSTTALVLDEERRLQDTLRLCDAFEAAGCACLCIHGRTKEEKASLVGPCDWLAIRHAKERLSIPVIANGGVETYEDALRCLEFTGADAVMSAEGLLDNPLLFAPSRFAAPSVYALLSPSLFALSPLLSSSWRDHLRRRLSLPARRHLHLPHSLVPVGFSPSLLHRCLVMQEYLDLCMRYPPPHSSFIKSHLFRCLHPVLVDHEELRNSLGKACDFDEFSSIVNAATEQARQTAYSCSAPTPAANEGASRETDRRCGEAETGDTENRSRQKATWYRRHRTNLARALKREQEAKEVLIWGPSEDDAGGDVFSSLFLD encoded by the exons ATGGCGGACGTGGCGGGGGAGACTTGGGAAGGAGGcacggcggaggcgaggaaggacaaacagagaaaaaagaaaaaaaggagacacgatACCTTCTGGGACTCCATCGGCAGACCTCGATTTGTCATGGCGCCAATGGTGGATGCCAGCGAACTTGCATTCAG ACTCCTGGGAAGACGCTACGGTGTAGACCTTGCGTACACTCCAATGATGCACAGCCG GCTCTTCGTCGACGACCCGAAATATCGCGCTGTTCACTGGCAGACGCTTCGCTCCTCGAGTGCGGCGACTCGGCAGGCCTGCTCCGAGGacgaacaagaagaagagaaagaagagtcTGAATGCGCGAGGCCACCCTTCGTTGACggcacaggaagagagactgaCGAGCCAGTCTTTGTTCAGTTTTGTG CCGTCCTCGACGAGgcgggttctctctccgtggtCCTAGGCCTTCCGTTTAGCAGGGAAAAATTCCGCTCTCTCAcgctcctcggcctcgcgcctgtccgcgtgcatgcaggagacTCCCCAGAGACGCTCTTGGCCGCTGCCCAGCTGGTGGAAGACGAAGTCGACGCCGTTGATCTAAACTTTGGGTGCCCACAG GGCATTGCACGCCGCGGCCACTAcggcgcctttcttctccacgaGTCAGAACTTCTCAT TGACATCGTCTCGACGCTCCACAAACATCTGAGGACTCCCGTCACGTGCAAAATGCGAAAAGTGTCCCCGCGGCCGACAGCTG CACTGCCGCGCTCGACGACGGCTCTGGTCCTCGACGAAGAACGAAGATTGCAAGACACGCTGAGACTCTGTGACGCTTTCGAGGCCGCCGgctgcgcctgtctctgcatccACGGCAGAAcaaaggaggagaaagccTCGCTGGTGGGACCGTGTGACTGGCTCGCCATACGCCACGCCAAAGAGCGTCTGTCGATTCCAG TAATCGCCAATGGAGGCGTCGAGACATACGAGGATGCTCTGCGGTGCCTCGAGTTCACCGG GGCGGACGCTGTGATGTCTGCTGAAGGCCTGCTGGACAATCCGCTGCTCTTCGCTCCTTCGCGCTTTGCGGCGCCTTCCGTCTATGCGTTgttgtcgccttcgctcttcgctctctccccgctcctGTCGTCCTCCTGGCGAGACCACCTGAGAAggaggctgtctctgccggcTCGCCGGCATCTCCACCTTCCCCACAGTCTCGTTCCGGTGGGGTTTTCGCCAAGCCTTCTCCACAGGTGTCTCGTGATGCAGGAATATTTAgatctctgcatgcgctacCCGCCGCCGCACTCGAGCTTCATCAAGTCGCACCTTTTTCGATGTCTGCATCCGGTGTTGGTGGACCACGAGGAATTGCGGAATTCTCTCGGCAAG GCGTGCGACTTCGACGAGTTCAGCTCCATCGTGAATGCGGCGACCGAGCAGGCGAGGCAAACGGCCTACTCTTGTTCGGCGCCCACGCCGGCTGCCAACGAAGGCGCaagtcgagagacagaccgGAGatgcggagaagcggagacaggcgacacTGAAAACAGAAGcagacagaaggcgacgtGGTATCGGCGACACAGGACAAACCTCGCAAGAGCGCTGAAGAGGGAacaggaggcgaaagaggtgCTCATTTGGGGCCCCAGCGAAGATGATGCAGGTGGAGATGTCTTCTCCAGTCTTTTCCTCGATTAA